The sequence AGGCCCGGTGCAGTGGCGCCGAAGTCGCTGCGGTCCAGCTTGGCGATCCGCGCTGTGGCGGCGGCGATGTCCGGGTGGATCCCGCGCAGCACCCGCTGGCCCGCGTCCTGGCCAATCGGGATGCCGCGGATGGCGTTCTGCGTCAGCGAGGTCGCCGTCGAAAACAGATAGGTGCCCACGAGCTCCGGCAGCGGAACCTGGAGCCTCCGGCCGGCGACCGCGAAGGCCAGCGCCGGATGCCCGCTGCACACTCCGGCCGCCACGTCCGCGCGATACTGCTCGATCTCCGGACTGTCGAGGATGACGGAGGCGATCTGCAGCATCCGCGCACCCATCTTCACCCCGGCTTCGCGCACTTGCCGCGGCAGGGCCTGCGCGGTGAGCATCGTGTCCAGCTCCCGCAGCTCCGCCGTTGAGGCCGCCTCCAGCGCCAGCCGGATGGCGAGGCCGTCGCTGTAGGTCAGCTGGGTGTGGATAAACTGGGTCAGCCAGATCCTGAATGTCTCCTCGTCACGAACCAGGCCACGCTCGAGGAAGGTTTCGAGTCCGAACGAGTGGCTGAAGGCGCCGGTGGGCAGGGCGGAGTCTGCCAGCTGCAGCAGGGGCAGCAAGTACGACGACGGGTGGCCGCCGGACGCCTCAGTGCGTGTGTTCTGCATGTCGAAAGGGCACGGGCATCACTCGCTCCTGCCGGGAGTACGGCACCTGCATGTGCTGCAGGTAGTCCTCGACGGTGTGGTCGTACTGCACCACCATGACCTCGGCGCGGTACTCGCTTCCGGCGTCGAAAAACTGCGCCTGCAGGTGGCGGTTGCCCAGGCTGTGGGCCACCGTGCCCATCTCCGGGATGGTGCGCGGGGCGATGACCAGGACGTCCGAGGGCAGGACGCTGATGACGATCACGTTCGACTCGTCGCGGAACAGGATGTCGCCGTCGCGCAGGTCCCCCGGCGAGGCCAGCCGGATGCCGATTTCGCGGCCATGGTCGGTGGTCACGCGCTGGATCCGTTTGACCAGTTCGCTGCTGGGCAGCGCCACCTTCTCTTCGTGCAGGCCGGCCAGTTCCGTTTCCGGAAGATCGTGCCGGTTGGCGATGACGCGCTCAATAATCATTGGCTACGTCCTTTCGGGTAAAAATTCGGTTCATATGGGAAAGCGCACAGGCTCGTCCGGGGCGGGGATGCCGACCGGACCGGGGACCGCCTAGAACAAGAAGTACCGCTGGGCCATGGGAAGCACGGTGGAAGGTTCGCAGGTGGCGACCTCGCCGTCGACCGTGACGGTGTAGGTTTCGGGGTCCACCTGGATGTCCGGGGTCTCCCCGTTGTATTTCAGGTCCGCCTTGGTCAGGTTCCGGATCCCCTTGGCGGCGCGAATAGTGCGGCGCAGCTGGAGCCGTTCCGGGATGCCTTCGTCGATGGCGATCTGCGGCAGGAAGGTAATCGAGGACAAGTGCACCGCCCGGCCCAGGGCTCCGAAGTTGGGCCGGAGCGTGCGCGGCTGCGGCGTCGGGATGGAGGCGTTGGCGTCGCCCATGATGGACTGGACGATCTGCCCGCCCTTGATGACCATTTCCGGCTTGACCCCGAAGAACGCCGGGTCCCAGAGCACCAGGTCGGCGAACTTGCCGACTTCGATGCTGCCGACCGAGTCCGCGATGCCGTGCGCGAGCGCCGGATTGATCGTGTACTTCGCGACGTAGCGCTTGAGCCGGAAGTTGTCCCCGTGTTCGGGATCCTGCTCGAACTTGCCGCGCTGGCGCTTCATCGAATCGGCCACCTGCCAGGTGCGGAGGATGGTCTCGCCGACCCTGCCCATGGCCTGGGCGTCGGAGCTGGTGATGGAGAAGACGCCGAGGTCGTGCAGCACGTCTTCGGCAGCGATGGTTTCCTTGCGGATGCGCGAATCGGCGAACGCGACGTCCTCGGGGATGTCCGGGTTCAGGTGGTGGCAGACCATGAGCATGTCCAGATGCTCGTCGACCGTGTTGCGGGTGTACGGCAGCGTGGGATTGGTCGACGCCGGCAGGACGTTGGGCAGCCCGGCCATCTTGATGATGTCCGGGGCGTGGCCGCCGCCGGCGCCCTCGGTGTGGAAGGTGTGGATGAGCCGGCCGCCGATGGCACGGATGGTGTCCTCCACGAAGCCGCATTCGTTGAGGGTGTCCGTGTGGATTGCCACCTGCACGTCGAACTCGTCGGCGATCCGCAGCGACATGTCGATCGAGGAGGCCGTGGCTCCCCAGTCCTCGTGGACCTTCAGGCCGATGGCCCCGGCCCGGATCTGCTCCGCCAGCGGCCCGCGCGCGCTGGCGTGGCCCTTGCCGAAGAGACCGATGTTGATCGGAAGGTCGTCGACTGCCTGCAGCATCCGGCCGATGTGCCAGGAGCCGGGCGTCACGGTGGTCGCCTTGCTCCCTTCGCTCGGCCCGGTCCCGCCGCCGATCAGCGTGGTGATGCCGTTGGCCAGTGCCACCGGCACCTGGTCGGGGCTGACGAAGTGGATATGGGTGTCGATGCCGCCGGCGGTGAGGATCTTGTGTTCCCCGGCGATCACGTCGGTGGATACGCCGATGGTGA is a genomic window of Arthrobacter sp. Marseille-P9274 containing:
- the ureC gene encoding urease subunit alpha → MSFEMSRRHYAEMYGPTTGDAIRLADTELLLEIEHDFTRYGEEAVFGGGKVIRDGMGQNGRLTRDQDIPDTVITNVVVLDYTGIYKADVALRDGHIFKIGKAGNPDISDGVDITIGVSTDVIAGEHKILTAGGIDTHIHFVSPDQVPVALANGITTLIGGGTGPSEGSKATTVTPGSWHIGRMLQAVDDLPINIGLFGKGHASARGPLAEQIRAGAIGLKVHEDWGATASSIDMSLRIADEFDVQVAIHTDTLNECGFVEDTIRAIGGRLIHTFHTEGAGGGHAPDIIKMAGLPNVLPASTNPTLPYTRNTVDEHLDMLMVCHHLNPDIPEDVAFADSRIRKETIAAEDVLHDLGVFSITSSDAQAMGRVGETILRTWQVADSMKRQRGKFEQDPEHGDNFRLKRYVAKYTINPALAHGIADSVGSIEVGKFADLVLWDPAFFGVKPEMVIKGGQIVQSIMGDANASIPTPQPRTLRPNFGALGRAVHLSSITFLPQIAIDEGIPERLQLRRTIRAAKGIRNLTKADLKYNGETPDIQVDPETYTVTVDGEVATCEPSTVLPMAQRYFLF
- a CDS encoding urease accessory protein UreF translates to MQNTRTEASGGHPSSYLLPLLQLADSALPTGAFSHSFGLETFLERGLVRDEETFRIWLTQFIHTQLTYSDGLAIRLALEAASTAELRELDTMLTAQALPRQVREAGVKMGARMLQIASVILDSPEIEQYRADVAAGVCSGHPALAFAVAGRRLQVPLPELVGTYLFSTATSLTQNAIRGIPIGQDAGQRVLRGIHPDIAAATARIAKLDRSDFGATAPGLEIAQMRHERQRARMFMS
- the ureE gene encoding urease accessory protein UreE is translated as MIIERVIANRHDLPETELAGLHEEKVALPSSELVKRIQRVTTDHGREIGIRLASPGDLRDGDILFRDESNVIVISVLPSDVLVIAPRTIPEMGTVAHSLGNRHLQAQFFDAGSEYRAEVMVVQYDHTVEDYLQHMQVPYSRQERVMPVPFRHAEHTH